A genomic window from Elusimicrobiota bacterium includes:
- the purE gene encoding 5-(carboxyamino)imidazole ribonucleotide mutase — MGSKSDWKTMKAAADVLRDYKVPYEASVVSAHRTPLKLFSYAASAEKKGLKVIIAGAGGAAHLPGMTAAMTWLPVLGVPVESRALKGLDSLLSINQMPRGVAVATLAIGEAGAANAGHLAAQILALNDPSLSKSVKKFRDAQTRKVLRDSL; from the coding sequence ATGGGAAGCAAGTCGGACTGGAAGACGATGAAGGCCGCCGCCGACGTTCTCCGTGATTATAAAGTGCCGTACGAGGCCTCGGTCGTCTCCGCCCACCGCACGCCGCTGAAGCTGTTCAGCTACGCCGCCTCGGCCGAGAAGAAGGGGCTCAAGGTCATCATCGCCGGCGCCGGCGGCGCGGCGCACCTGCCGGGCATGACCGCGGCGATGACCTGGCTCCCGGTGCTCGGCGTCCCCGTCGAGTCGCGCGCGCTCAAGGGCCTCGACTCCCTGTTGTCGATCAACCAGATGCCGCGCGGCGTCGCCGTCGCCACGCTCGCGATCGGGGAGGCGGGGGCGGCCAACGCGGGCCATCTCGCCGCGCAGATCCTCGCGTTGAACGATCCCTCGCTGTCCAAGAGCGTGAAGAAGTTCCGCGACGCGCAGACGCGCAAGGTCCTGCGGGACTCGCTGTAG
- a CDS encoding aspartate carbamoyltransferase catalytic subunit, translating into MAPTTWERKDLLGLEGLSAAEIETILDLAASFKTAPPADDLGGRTVAFIFTEASTRTRSSFEMAAKRLGADVLSFSPVGSSLSKGETLLDTFLNLQAVGVTHFVVRHERSGVLEELAPLLKASVINAGDGWHEHPTQALLDLLTLRDRWGSFKGRKIVVLGDIRHSRVARSNLFALKKLGAKVVFCGPTPLCPDDFSALGATVEHDVEKALKGADAVNVLRLQIERMDQGFVPSLADYALSYQLTPARADLMKPEALVLHPGPINRGVEIASEVADGPRSVILEQVANGVLARMAVLSLCEKGRSLA; encoded by the coding sequence TTGGCGCCGACTACCTGGGAAAGAAAGGACCTGCTCGGCCTGGAAGGGCTGAGCGCCGCAGAGATCGAGACGATCCTCGATTTGGCCGCCTCGTTCAAGACCGCCCCTCCCGCCGACGACCTCGGGGGCCGCACCGTCGCCTTCATCTTCACCGAAGCCTCGACGCGCACGCGCTCCTCTTTCGAGATGGCGGCCAAGCGCCTCGGCGCCGACGTGCTGAGCTTTTCGCCCGTCGGCTCCTCCCTGTCCAAAGGCGAGACTTTGCTCGACACCTTCCTCAATCTGCAGGCCGTCGGCGTCACGCACTTCGTGGTGCGCCACGAGCGCTCGGGCGTGCTCGAGGAACTGGCGCCTCTGCTCAAGGCCTCGGTGATCAACGCCGGCGACGGCTGGCACGAGCACCCGACGCAGGCCCTGCTCGACCTGCTCACCTTGCGCGACCGCTGGGGGAGCTTCAAGGGCCGGAAGATCGTCGTCCTCGGCGACATCCGCCACAGCCGCGTCGCCCGCTCGAACCTGTTCGCGCTCAAGAAGCTCGGGGCGAAGGTCGTCTTCTGCGGCCCGACGCCGCTGTGCCCCGACGATTTCTCCGCTCTCGGCGCGACCGTCGAGCACGACGTCGAGAAGGCCCTCAAGGGCGCCGACGCCGTCAACGTGCTTCGCCTTCAGATCGAGCGAATGGACCAGGGCTTCGTGCCCTCGCTGGCCGACTACGCGCTCTCCTACCAGCTCACGCCCGCCCGGGCCGACCTGATGAAGCCCGAGGCGCTCGTCCTGCATCCCGGCCCGATCAACCGCGGCGTCGAGATCGCCTCCGAGGTGGCCGACGGCCCCCGCTCCGTGATCCTCGAGCAGGTGGCCAACGGCGTCCTCGCGCGCATGGCCGTGCTCTCGCTGTGCGAGAAAGGAAGGTCCCTTGCCTGA
- a CDS encoding dihydroorotase: protein MPEQMIVTGGLVIDPARKLEAVRDVLIEDGRISAVAAGLHRKPSLKGVPSIDAKGKWVIPGLVDMHVHLREPGREGDETIATGTKAAARGGVTTVLAMANTEPVCDTPSQLSFLRAKARTDAAITVLFAGAVTLGQKGEKLTEFAKLRAAGAAALSDDGRPLMNAGLLRRALEYAKDLGLLVIDHCEDLSLSNGACVHEGPAALRKGLKGTPWAAETVQVVRDIALAELTGARLHIAHVSAAASVDAIRAAKKRGIRITSEAAPHHFALNDKDLPGYDADWKMNPPLRGADDRLALLAGLADGTIDAIATDHAPHGCAAKSLGMDLAPFGVIGLETSLAVALTDLFHKKVLTRRKLVERLSSGPAGLLGLKAKGTLAPGSDADVVVVDPDAIWTPEAPFLSKSRNTPFAGRRLKGRAVTTLSGGRVVHAL from the coding sequence TTGCCTGAGCAGATGATCGTCACCGGCGGACTCGTCATCGACCCCGCGCGCAAGCTCGAGGCGGTGCGCGACGTGCTGATCGAGGACGGACGGATCTCCGCGGTCGCCGCGGGGCTGCACCGCAAGCCCTCGCTCAAGGGCGTGCCCTCCATCGACGCCAAGGGCAAGTGGGTCATCCCCGGCCTCGTGGACATGCACGTCCACCTGCGCGAGCCCGGCCGCGAGGGCGACGAGACGATCGCGACCGGCACGAAGGCCGCGGCGCGCGGCGGCGTGACCACCGTGCTCGCGATGGCCAACACCGAGCCGGTCTGCGACACCCCCTCCCAGCTCTCCTTCCTCCGCGCGAAGGCCCGGACCGACGCCGCAATCACCGTGCTCTTCGCCGGCGCCGTCACGCTCGGCCAGAAAGGCGAGAAGCTGACCGAGTTCGCCAAGCTGCGCGCCGCCGGCGCGGCCGCCCTGTCCGACGACGGCCGCCCGCTGATGAACGCCGGCCTCCTGCGCCGCGCGCTCGAGTACGCCAAGGACCTGGGCCTGCTCGTGATCGATCATTGCGAGGACCTCTCCCTGTCGAACGGCGCCTGCGTGCACGAAGGACCCGCGGCCTTGAGAAAGGGCCTGAAGGGAACGCCGTGGGCGGCGGAGACCGTCCAGGTGGTCCGGGACATCGCCTTGGCGGAGCTCACGGGAGCGCGGCTTCACATAGCCCATGTGTCGGCCGCGGCCTCGGTGGACGCGATCCGAGCGGCGAAGAAAAGAGGGATCCGGATCACCTCCGAGGCGGCCCCGCATCACTTCGCCCTCAACGACAAAGATTTGCCCGGCTACGACGCCGACTGGAAGATGAACCCTCCGCTGCGCGGCGCCGACGACCGCCTGGCTTTGCTGGCCGGGCTGGCGGACGGGACGATCGACGCCATCGCGACCGACCACGCCCCGCACGGGTGCGCGGCCAAGTCTCTCGGCATGGACCTGGCGCCGTTCGGAGTCATCGGGCTCGAGACCTCGCTCGCCGTCGCTCTCACCGACCTGTTCCACAAGAAGGTCCTCACGCGCCGCAAGCTCGTCGAGCGACTGTCCTCGGGACCGGCGGGCCTCCTCGGCCTGAAGGCCAAGGGGACTTTGGCCCCCGGCTCCGACGCGGATGTAGTGGTCGTGGACCCCGATGCGATCTGGACGCCCGAGGCGCCGTTCCTTTCCAAGAGCCGGAACACGCCGTTCGCGGGACGCAGGCTCAAGGGTCGCGCCGTGACGACACTGTCGGGCGGACGCGTGGTTCATGCTTTATGA
- the purD gene encoding phosphoribosylamine--glycine ligase — MKVLLLGSGGREHAMAWALAKSPRLSKLWAAPGSDGMGALAERVALDPLDPKAVSRFCIGKGVELVIIGPEAPLAAGVADAVRAAGIPVFGPGRDGARLESSKAFAKDFMLRHGLPTARARVGGAAEALAAVREFGGACAVKADGLAAGKGVIVCTALPEAEAAVATLAATGAGSTLLVEELLSGPEISMMAVLDGKTYALLPASQDHKRLLDGDLGPNTGGMGALCPVPLDEAVLRTIRETVFDRALAGLAKDGLDFRGVLYAGLMLTPDGPKLLEFNARLGDPETQAVLPLLDADFLELCLACARGELRQSRVPARAGACVAVVVAAEGYPEAPKAGAELAPGGADGLEGVMVFHAGTKKDGERWLAAGGRVLAVVGLGADLAAARERAYAALPRVAGPRLRWRKDVAAKVLGRSLA, encoded by the coding sequence GTGAAGGTCCTCCTTCTCGGCTCCGGCGGCAGGGAACACGCGATGGCGTGGGCGTTGGCCAAGAGCCCCCGCCTCTCGAAGCTGTGGGCCGCCCCGGGCTCCGACGGCATGGGCGCCTTGGCCGAGCGCGTCGCCCTCGACCCCCTCGACCCGAAGGCCGTATCGCGTTTTTGTATCGGCAAGGGCGTGGAGCTCGTCATTATCGGCCCGGAAGCCCCGCTCGCCGCCGGCGTCGCCGACGCGGTCCGCGCCGCGGGCATACCCGTGTTCGGCCCGGGCCGGGACGGCGCGCGGCTCGAATCCTCGAAGGCCTTCGCCAAGGACTTCATGCTCCGCCACGGCCTGCCGACCGCGCGCGCGCGCGTCGGCGGCGCGGCCGAGGCGCTCGCCGCGGTCCGGGAGTTCGGCGGCGCCTGCGCGGTGAAGGCCGACGGGCTCGCCGCCGGCAAGGGCGTGATCGTCTGCACGGCGCTGCCGGAGGCCGAGGCGGCGGTCGCGACGCTCGCCGCCACCGGCGCCGGCAGCACCTTGCTCGTCGAGGAGCTGCTGAGCGGCCCCGAGATCTCGATGATGGCCGTGCTCGACGGCAAGACCTACGCCCTGCTCCCCGCGAGCCAGGACCACAAGCGCCTGCTCGACGGCGACCTGGGCCCCAACACCGGCGGCATGGGCGCGCTGTGCCCGGTGCCGCTCGACGAGGCCGTGCTCCGGACCATACGGGAGACGGTGTTCGACCGCGCCCTCGCGGGGCTGGCGAAGGACGGCCTCGATTTCCGGGGCGTGCTGTACGCGGGGCTCATGCTCACCCCCGACGGGCCGAAGCTCCTCGAGTTCAACGCGCGCCTGGGCGATCCGGAGACCCAGGCGGTGCTCCCCCTGCTCGACGCCGATTTCCTCGAGCTGTGCCTCGCCTGCGCCCGAGGGGAGCTGCGCCAAAGCCGCGTCCCGGCCCGCGCCGGAGCCTGCGTGGCCGTGGTCGTCGCCGCCGAGGGCTACCCCGAGGCGCCGAAGGCCGGCGCGGAGCTCGCGCCCGGCGGCGCGGACGGCCTCGAGGGCGTGATGGTGTTCCACGCGGGCACGAAGAAGGACGGGGAACGCTGGCTCGCCGCGGGCGGGCGGGTGCTCGCCGTCGTCGGCCTCGGCGCCGATCTCGCCGCCGCCCGCGAGCGCGCCTACGCCGCCCTGCCCCGCGTCGCCGGGCCGCGGCTGCGCTGGCGGAAGGACGTGGCCGCCAAAGTCCTCGGAAGGAGCCTCGCTTGA
- the hflB gene encoding ATP-dependent zinc metalloprotease FtsH — MINFSGVYLMNIRLSRLVASVLTASLVLGAPGPQAWGQVAASARAGSAGAIPGAAVSLTPAAGLLSTPALTSSAPSLAAPSLAPAPAAPAAAPAIAAVPAAALVPAAPLAAKPAALTAALPALTAPAAGDKNDGALGRLSSLFDGLLVRRPAVDAVDAGGPSGAPRGPELGRPQPAQPRSAPKPAAKSPARKPFVPATRVVAAMEKLLVTDPAAALKTASASIVDEKERRAEVKIGAQRILDALPIEMTLTHYLDLLTLAARPGIQTSKDVHIDPWWYLQRTALKRLTREAPFLKPGSPALHDLIKASYKDRNASVRLAAAGLLTALGVDPGPEVSYDSVRPAPEPVLSPAPAPSAPQAPKKKGSWLPMIILFSALAGWWAFSNNTPSAPPVAPPAIEQTIKAPAAITAPAGVDSVKADPKDAALEQIARDTKRTADAAERSAKAAEEMAKPKGTSMSGILMMLAMAILPIFLLVWLMKRMMGGGAGGQAGGINTRPKMDLEKPNARFDDVAGIDESLVEVQEIIDFLREPARFRKLGARMPKGILMEGPPGTGKTLLARALAGETSATFISISGSDFVELYVGMGARRVRELFETARKNAPAIIFIDEIDAVGKKRGDGGPGGGSNDEREQTINQILKEMDGFDNSSGVLVVAATNRADTLDAALTRPGRFDRKIHVGLPEAMGREAILALHAKKARLAPEVDLRLIARRTAGLSGAFLENVINEAALLAARRGADSINGADIDEAVDRATIGGKRSLRLSEPLKRRIAAHEAGHVLANLLNENAEARVPVNKVTIMPHGSGALGFAESGSEEGDKYLYTRAELEARLDTALGGLVAEKIFYGEWSTGPGSDLESATRVARAMVQQLGMSEDMGLAQTAPNQYGQSAFGGEADAKALVEVNKLLKASMERTEARLRAGAAQHKAMIEALMDKETLSADEIEAIAHPRPKR, encoded by the coding sequence GTGATCAATTTTTCAGGGGTTTATCTCATGAATATCCGGCTTTCCCGCCTCGTCGCCTCGGTCCTCACGGCCTCCCTCGTCCTCGGAGCGCCCGGCCCGCAGGCCTGGGGCCAGGTCGCCGCGTCGGCCCGCGCCGGCTCCGCCGGCGCGATCCCTGGAGCCGCCGTGTCGCTCACCCCCGCCGCCGGACTCCTCTCGACCCCCGCGCTGACTTCGTCCGCTCCGTCCCTCGCCGCCCCGAGCCTCGCTCCGGCTCCCGCGGCCCCGGCCGCCGCGCCCGCGATAGCCGCCGTTCCCGCCGCCGCCCTCGTTCCCGCGGCCCCTCTCGCCGCGAAGCCCGCCGCCCTGACGGCCGCCCTTCCCGCGCTGACGGCTCCCGCCGCCGGAGACAAGAACGACGGCGCGCTCGGCCGTCTCTCCTCCCTGTTCGACGGCCTTCTCGTGCGCCGACCCGCCGTCGACGCCGTGGACGCGGGAGGCCCGAGCGGCGCGCCCCGCGGACCGGAACTCGGCCGCCCCCAGCCCGCCCAGCCGCGCTCCGCGCCCAAGCCCGCCGCCAAGAGCCCCGCGCGAAAGCCGTTCGTTCCCGCGACGCGCGTCGTCGCCGCGATGGAGAAGCTCCTCGTGACCGACCCCGCCGCCGCGCTCAAGACGGCCTCCGCCTCCATCGTCGACGAGAAGGAGCGCCGCGCCGAGGTCAAGATCGGCGCGCAGCGCATACTCGACGCCCTGCCCATCGAGATGACCCTGACGCATTACCTCGACCTGCTCACGCTCGCCGCCCGTCCCGGCATCCAGACCTCCAAGGACGTCCACATCGATCCGTGGTGGTACCTCCAGCGCACCGCCCTCAAGCGCCTGACCCGCGAGGCCCCCTTCCTGAAGCCCGGCTCGCCCGCGCTCCACGACCTGATCAAGGCCTCCTACAAGGACCGCAACGCCTCGGTGCGCCTCGCCGCCGCCGGCCTCCTGACCGCCCTCGGCGTCGACCCCGGGCCCGAGGTCAGCTACGACTCCGTCCGCCCCGCGCCCGAGCCGGTCCTCTCGCCCGCACCGGCCCCCTCCGCGCCGCAAGCCCCGAAGAAAAAGGGCTCGTGGCTGCCGATGATCATCCTCTTCTCCGCCCTCGCCGGCTGGTGGGCGTTCAGCAACAACACGCCGTCGGCCCCGCCCGTCGCGCCGCCCGCCATCGAGCAGACGATCAAGGCCCCGGCCGCGATCACGGCCCCCGCAGGCGTGGACTCGGTCAAGGCGGACCCGAAGGACGCGGCCCTCGAGCAGATCGCCCGAGACACGAAGCGGACCGCCGACGCGGCCGAGCGCTCGGCCAAGGCCGCCGAGGAGATGGCCAAGCCCAAGGGCACGAGCATGAGCGGCATCCTGATGATGCTCGCGATGGCGATCCTGCCGATCTTCCTGCTCGTCTGGCTGATGAAGAGGATGATGGGCGGCGGCGCCGGAGGACAGGCCGGCGGCATCAACACCCGCCCCAAGATGGACCTCGAGAAGCCGAACGCGCGCTTCGACGACGTGGCCGGCATCGACGAGAGCCTCGTCGAGGTCCAGGAGATCATCGACTTCCTGCGCGAGCCCGCCCGCTTCAGGAAGCTCGGCGCCCGCATGCCCAAGGGCATCCTGATGGAAGGCCCTCCCGGCACCGGCAAGACCTTGCTCGCCCGCGCGCTCGCCGGCGAGACCTCGGCCACGTTCATCTCGATCTCCGGCTCGGACTTCGTCGAGCTGTACGTCGGCATGGGCGCGCGCCGCGTGCGCGAGCTCTTCGAGACGGCGCGCAAGAACGCCCCCGCGATCATCTTCATCGACGAGATCGACGCCGTCGGCAAGAAGCGCGGCGACGGCGGCCCCGGCGGCGGGAGCAACGACGAGCGCGAGCAGACGATCAACCAGATCCTCAAGGAGATGGACGGCTTCGACAACTCGTCGGGCGTCCTCGTCGTGGCCGCGACCAACCGCGCCGACACCCTCGACGCGGCGCTGACGCGCCCCGGCCGCTTCGACCGCAAGATCCACGTCGGCCTGCCCGAGGCGATGGGCCGCGAGGCGATCCTGGCCCTGCACGCGAAGAAGGCGCGCCTGGCCCCCGAGGTGGACCTGCGCCTGATCGCCCGCCGCACCGCGGGGCTCTCCGGCGCGTTCCTCGAGAACGTGATCAACGAGGCGGCCCTGCTCGCCGCCCGCCGCGGCGCCGACTCGATCAACGGCGCCGACATCGACGAGGCCGTCGACCGCGCGACGATCGGCGGCAAGCGCTCGCTGCGCCTGTCCGAGCCCCTCAAGCGCCGCATCGCGGCGCACGAGGCGGGCCACGTGCTGGCCAACCTGCTCAACGAGAACGCGGAGGCGCGCGTGCCCGTCAACAAGGTCACGATCATGCCCCACGGCTCCGGGGCGCTCGGCTTCGCCGAGTCCGGCAGCGAGGAGGGCGACAAATACCTTTATACCCGCGCCGAGCTCGAGGCGCGCCTCGACACCGCGCTCGGCGGCCTCGTCGCCGAGAAGATCTTCTACGGCGAGTGGTCCACCGGCCCCGGCTCGGACCTCGAGTCGGCGACGCGCGTGGCGCGGGCGATGGTCCAGCAGCTCGGCATGAGCGAGGACATGGGCCTCGCGCAGACCGCCCCGAACCAGTACGGGCAGAGCGCGTTCGGCGGCGAGGCCGACGCGAAGGCGCTCGTGGAGGTCAACAAGCTCCTGAAGGCCTCCATGGAGAGGACCGAGGCGCGCCTGCGCGCCGGCGCCGCCCAGCACAAGGCGATGATCGAGGCCTTGATGGACAAGGAGACGCTGTCGGCCGACGAGATCGAGGCCATCGCGCACCCGAGACCGAAGCGTTGA
- a CDS encoding type II/IV secretion system protein — protein MASLPIYWNRCEGDVWGELYAVNLNDPHFDNLEGVYMVWLGGNKPAAICAGSGLIREKLAERRAEPELQALRDKSLLVTWAKVDTVVRKGVERWLLENLRPKIPNKIPDTLPVEVNLPGRPGQASPDAGEPPSQLFQDLTVPDSAPPATHSAGPAVAEAPPPAPAPAAAPAPAPAAVKTPAAVKTPAAGAEPQRLPLQAEFVEMVKRAKETTKGGMFGGGGKAKPEEEKLVSDAVQRILREAVKLRASDVHLEPLESALRVRFRLDGILEEMMQIPNALNLRIVSHIRVNCGLDPERGIGTSRPEDARMSISQDGMDVDLRLSTFPTPNGDKAVLRLIPRNSKVPALEEIGLDPKITDALRAVSTRPQGMFIVTGPTGSGKSTTLYTLLQQINSPSRNIVTLEDPIEKKIPGINQGMIQPKAGFGFAEGLRAILRQDPNVIMVGEIRDLETAEIAVSASLTGHMIFTTLHTNSALGAITRLFDMGLEPFLIASALTAVSAQRLARRVCESCAQPYEPTAAEVAEIEHRVKSGGIRMPDGLMRGLKRGAGCAACRQSGYLGRTLLFEYVAVSPTLRSLILKKAGLDDLRAAALKDGNDPLIADGLRKAAAGTISISEVFRVVDSTD, from the coding sequence ATGGCCTCACTTCCGATCTATTGGAACCGCTGCGAGGGCGACGTCTGGGGCGAGCTGTACGCCGTCAACCTGAACGATCCGCACTTCGACAACCTCGAGGGCGTCTACATGGTCTGGCTCGGGGGCAATAAGCCCGCCGCGATCTGCGCGGGCTCGGGCCTGATCCGGGAGAAGCTCGCCGAGCGCCGCGCGGAACCCGAGCTGCAGGCCCTGCGCGACAAGTCCCTGCTCGTCACCTGGGCCAAGGTGGACACCGTCGTCCGCAAGGGCGTCGAGCGCTGGCTGCTCGAGAACCTGCGCCCGAAGATCCCCAACAAGATCCCCGACACGCTTCCCGTCGAGGTCAACCTGCCCGGACGCCCCGGCCAGGCCTCGCCCGACGCGGGCGAGCCGCCGAGCCAGCTCTTCCAGGACCTGACCGTCCCCGATTCGGCGCCTCCCGCCACCCACTCCGCCGGACCGGCCGTCGCCGAGGCGCCGCCTCCCGCGCCGGCGCCCGCGGCCGCTCCCGCTCCGGCGCCCGCCGCAGTGAAGACGCCCGCCGCGGTGAAGACGCCCGCCGCGGGCGCCGAGCCGCAGCGCCTCCCGCTGCAGGCCGAGTTCGTCGAGATGGTCAAGAGGGCCAAGGAGACGACGAAGGGCGGCATGTTCGGCGGCGGAGGGAAGGCCAAGCCCGAGGAGGAGAAGCTCGTCTCCGACGCGGTGCAGCGCATCCTGCGCGAGGCGGTGAAGCTGCGCGCCTCGGACGTGCACCTGGAGCCGCTGGAGAGCGCGCTGCGCGTCAGGTTCCGGCTCGACGGCATCCTCGAGGAGATGATGCAGATCCCGAACGCGCTGAACCTGCGCATCGTGTCGCATATCCGGGTCAACTGCGGCCTGGACCCGGAGCGCGGCATCGGCACGAGCAGGCCCGAGGACGCGCGCATGTCCATCTCGCAGGACGGCATGGACGTGGACCTGCGTCTCTCGACCTTTCCGACGCCGAACGGGGACAAGGCCGTGCTGCGCCTGATCCCGCGGAACTCGAAGGTCCCGGCCCTCGAGGAGATCGGCCTGGATCCGAAGATCACCGACGCCCTGCGCGCGGTGAGCACCCGCCCCCAGGGCATGTTCATCGTGACCGGCCCCACGGGCAGCGGCAAGTCCACGACGCTGTACACCTTGCTCCAGCAGATCAACTCCCCGTCGCGGAACATCGTGACCCTCGAGGACCCGATCGAGAAGAAGATCCCGGGCATCAACCAGGGGATGATCCAGCCCAAGGCCGGCTTCGGCTTCGCCGAGGGCCTGAGGGCGATCCTGCGCCAGGACCCGAACGTGATCATGGTCGGCGAGATCCGCGACCTCGAGACGGCGGAGATCGCGGTGTCGGCCTCCCTGACCGGCCACATGATCTTCACGACCTTGCACACCAACAGCGCGCTCGGCGCGATCACGCGCCTCTTCGACATGGGCCTGGAGCCGTTCCTGATCGCCTCCGCGCTGACCGCCGTCTCCGCCCAGCGCCTGGCCCGCCGCGTGTGCGAGTCCTGCGCCCAGCCTTACGAGCCGACCGCCGCCGAGGTCGCCGAGATCGAGCACCGCGTGAAAAGCGGCGGCATCCGCATGCCCGACGGATTGATGAGGGGGCTCAAGCGCGGCGCGGGCTGCGCCGCCTGCCGCCAGAGCGGCTACCTCGGCCGGACTTTGCTCTTCGAGTACGTCGCCGTCAGCCCGACTTTGCGGTCGCTGATCCTGAAAAAGGCCGGCCTGGACGACCTGCGCGCGGCGGCGCTCAAGGACGGCAACGACCCGCTGATCGCCGACGGCCTGCGCAAGGCCGCCGCGGGGACCATCTCGATCTCCGAGGTGTTCCGCGTCGTCGATTCGACGGACTAA
- the purK gene encoding 5-(carboxyamino)imidazole ribonucleotide synthase: MAPGKTLGILGGGQLGRLIAEAAKALGYRTAALDSSASSPALQVVDMPIVGAVDDASAALKLASASDVVTLEWELIPVKVLEAVAEVRPLFPAPSVLGLIQDRLIQKNFLSRHGFPQTPYGEAATATGWKYPVIIKRRSHGYDGKGQCRLGSEADAPKADEVLKAPCVWEKLVDFKAEISVILARGRDGKIAVYPVAENVHRGGVLHATRAPARIPRDTAAKAVALATKVAEALGHVGVMAVEMFLLHDESLLVNEIAPRVHNSGHYTLGGCAVSQFEQHVRAVCGLPLGAAELIAGPAVMVNLLGDLWEKGAPKWSALDAVPGAKLHLYGKSGARPGRKMGHYTVVGPAAEAEFDRADKRLQQLRG, encoded by the coding sequence CTGGCGCCCGGGAAGACCCTCGGCATACTCGGCGGCGGCCAGCTCGGCCGCCTCATCGCCGAGGCCGCCAAGGCCCTCGGCTACCGGACCGCCGCGCTCGACTCCTCCGCGTCCTCCCCGGCGCTGCAGGTCGTGGACATGCCGATCGTCGGCGCGGTCGACGACGCGTCCGCGGCTTTGAAGCTCGCCTCGGCGTCCGATGTCGTGACGCTCGAATGGGAGCTCATACCGGTCAAGGTCCTGGAGGCCGTCGCGGAGGTCCGGCCGTTGTTCCCGGCCCCCTCGGTCCTCGGGCTCATCCAAGACCGGCTGATCCAAAAGAATTTCCTCAGCCGCCACGGCTTCCCGCAGACCCCCTACGGCGAGGCGGCGACGGCGACGGGCTGGAAATATCCGGTGATCATCAAGCGGCGCTCCCACGGCTACGACGGCAAGGGCCAGTGCCGGCTCGGCAGCGAGGCCGACGCGCCCAAGGCCGACGAGGTCCTCAAGGCGCCCTGCGTCTGGGAGAAGCTGGTCGATTTCAAGGCCGAGATCTCGGTCATCCTCGCGCGCGGCCGCGACGGGAAGATCGCCGTCTACCCGGTCGCCGAGAACGTCCACCGCGGCGGCGTCCTCCACGCCACCCGCGCCCCCGCCCGGATCCCGCGCGACACGGCGGCCAAGGCCGTCGCGCTCGCGACGAAGGTCGCCGAGGCGCTCGGCCACGTGGGCGTGATGGCCGTCGAGATGTTCCTCCTGCACGACGAGTCCCTCCTGGTCAACGAGATCGCCCCCCGCGTCCACAACAGCGGCCACTACACTTTGGGCGGCTGCGCCGTCTCGCAGTTCGAGCAGCACGTGCGCGCCGTGTGCGGCCTGCCCCTCGGCGCCGCGGAGCTGATCGCCGGACCGGCCGTGATGGTCAACCTCCTGGGCGACCTGTGGGAGAAGGGCGCGCCGAAGTGGTCCGCGCTCGACGCCGTCCCCGGGGCGAAGCTCCACCTGTACGGGAAATCCGGCGCCCGTCCCGGCCGCAAGATGGGGCACTACACCGTCGTCGGCCCGGCCGCCGAGGCCGAGTTCGACCGGGCCGACAAGCGGCTTCAACAGCTCCGCGGATGA
- the rarD gene encoding EamA family transporter RarD, which produces MNRLGLAYAAGAFGLWGLSPLYWRLLAHVPALEILMHRIAWSALFLLFVMRGRWGDLRRAAGKPKTAAALLATTALIGANWYLYIRAIEDRRVLDSSLGYYINPLVNVALGVLVLGERMRRLQGAAAVLALAGVLWLVKAHGHLPWLSLALAGTFALYALLRKVSHADALVGLSFETFILAGPAILGLAWLAGHGRAPADAKTWLLLAGGAGVTAVPLLWFVEAARRLDLKTMGFLQFLSPTLQFLIAVLAFGEPLSRGRLLSFALIWAAVALYCADAAIKARRFPPKP; this is translated from the coding sequence ATGAACCGCCTCGGCCTGGCCTACGCCGCGGGCGCCTTCGGGCTGTGGGGCCTGAGCCCCCTGTACTGGCGCCTGCTGGCTCACGTGCCCGCGCTCGAGATCCTGATGCATCGCATCGCGTGGTCGGCGCTCTTCCTCCTGTTCGTCATGCGCGGCCGCTGGGGCGACCTGCGCCGCGCGGCGGGCAAGCCGAAGACCGCGGCCGCCCTCCTCGCGACGACCGCCCTCATCGGCGCGAACTGGTACCTGTACATCCGGGCCATCGAGGACCGGCGCGTGCTCGACTCGAGCCTCGGCTACTACATCAACCCGCTCGTCAACGTGGCGCTCGGCGTCCTCGTGCTCGGCGAGCGCATGCGCCGCCTGCAGGGCGCCGCCGCCGTCCTCGCCCTGGCCGGCGTGCTGTGGCTCGTGAAAGCACACGGCCACCTGCCCTGGCTGTCGCTCGCCCTGGCCGGGACCTTCGCGCTGTACGCGCTGCTGCGGAAGGTCTCTCACGCGGACGCCTTGGTCGGCCTCTCCTTCGAGACCTTCATCCTGGCGGGGCCCGCGATCCTCGGCCTGGCCTGGCTCGCCGGCCACGGCCGCGCGCCCGCCGACGCGAAGACCTGGCTGCTGCTGGCGGGCGGCGCCGGAGTCACCGCCGTCCCCCTGCTCTGGTTCGTCGAGGCCGCGCGCCGCCTCGACCTCAAGACCATGGGCTTCCTGCAGTTCCTCTCCCCGACTTTGCAGTTCCTCATCGCGGTCCTCGCCTTCGGCGAGCCGCTGTCGCGCGGCCGCCTGCTCAGCTTCGCGCTGATCTGGGCCGCCGTCGCCCTGTATTGCGCCGACGCGGCCATCAAGGCGCGGCGGTTCCCGCCCAAGCCCTAA